The Aneurinibacillus uraniidurans genome segment AAATACAGAAGAGTTACGAACAAGCAAAACGAGGAGACGGCATTGGAATTGACGTGGGAGTAAGTGATTTTGTGATTGCAAGTGACGGGCAGATATTTGGTAATCTCAACAAAACCTCCGCAGTCAGGCGCACGGAAAAGCGACTGAAACGAGCGCAACGTGCGTTATCAAGAAAATATGAGCAACGAAAGAGAGGTGAAACATCTGCCACTTATCGCAGGAGTAACATACGCAAAGCTGTGTTGAGAGTGCAAGCGTTGCACATGCGATTGGCTAACATGCGTTCAGCGTACCGTTCCTATGTCGTGAGTATGTTGGTGAAAACCAAGCCAGCCTTTATCACATTGGAGAAATTGAATATAAAAGGAATGGTCAAGAATCGGCATGTGGCAAGAGCCGTTTCCAATCAGGGATTCTATGATTTCAAGTTGAAACTTCTATCCGCATGTAGGAAGTACGGGATTGAAGTGCGAGAAGTCAGTACGTTTTATCCATCATCTAAGCTATGCAGTTGCTGTGGGCATAAAAAGGTACAACTTTCCCTAAGGGAGCGTACTTTCATCTGTGAAAACTGCGGAACAAGCTTAGACCGTGACTTCAACGCATCCCTAAATTTGAAACAAGCAACGGAATATACCGTAGTAATCTAACGAA includes the following:
- a CDS encoding RNA-guided endonuclease InsQ/TnpB family protein; this translates as MLRGCKTEIYPTPEQVDKINRTIGTCRFIYNLYLSKNKVQYEKDKTFLTANDFSKLVNHDISKQDEYKWIKEVSSKAVKQAMVNGEKAFKKFFKGLAKYPRSKKKKNQDVKAYFPKNNKTDWAIERHRIKIPTLGWVRLKEKGYIPVNATVRSGTVSQKAGRYFVSVLVEIQKSYEQAKRGDGIGIDVGVSDFVIASDGQIFGNLNKTSAVRRTEKRLKRAQRALSRKYEQRKRGETSATYRRSNIRKAVLRVQALHMRLANMRSAYRSYVVSMLVKTKPAFITLEKLNIKGMVKNRHVARAVSNQGFYDFKLKLLSACRKYGIEVREVSTFYPSSKLCSCCGHKKVQLSLRERTFICENCGTSLDRDFNASLNLKQATEYTVVI